A window of Elgaria multicarinata webbii isolate HBS135686 ecotype San Diego chromosome 2, rElgMul1.1.pri, whole genome shotgun sequence contains these coding sequences:
- the NDUFS1 gene encoding NADH-ubiquinone oxidoreductase 75 kDa subunit, mitochondrial, whose amino-acid sequence MLRLPTVRKALAGVTQTTKGCVRTTATATSNLIEIFVDGQPVLVPPGTTVLQACEKVGMQIPRFCYHDRLSVAGNCRMCLVEIEKAPKPVAACAMPVMKGWNILTNSEKSRKAREGVMEFLLANHPLDCPICDQGGECDLQDQSMMFGSDRSRFLEGKRAVEDKNIGPLVKTIMTRCIQCTRCIRFASEIAGVDDLGTTGRGNEMQVGTYIEKMFMSELSGNVIDICPVGALTSKPYAFTSRPWETRHTESIDVLDAVGSNIVVSTRTGEVMRILPRLHEDINEEWISDKTRFAYDGLKRQRLIEPMIKNEEGLFTYVSWEDALSRVAGMLQVSQGNDVAAIAGGLVDAEALVSLKDLLNRVNSDNLCTEEVFPTAGAGTDLRSNYLLNTKIAGVEEADVLLLIGTNPRFEAPLFNARIRKSWLHNELKVALVGSQVDLTYTYDHLGDSPQILLDIASEKHPFSKVLAQAKKPMVVVGSAALQRSDGAAILSAISSVAQNVRAKSGVGAEWKVMNILHRVASQVAALDLGYKPGVDAIRKNPPKVLYLLGADAGCVTRQDLPKNCFIIYQGHHGDAGAPMADVILPGAAYTEKAATYVNTEGRAQQTRVAVTPPGMAREDWRIIRAISELAGMTLPYDNLDQVRSRLEEVSPNLVRYDDVEEANYLNQANELSKALNQKLLADPLVPPQLTVKDFYMTDPISRASQTMAKCVKAVTEGAKAIEEPSIC is encoded by the exons TGCGCACCACAGCTACAGCAACCAGCAACTTGATAGAGATTTTTGTTGATGGGCAACCTGTCTTGGTACCACCAGGAACTACAGTACTTCAG GCATGTGAAAAAGTGGGAATGCAGATCCCTCGGTTTTGCTATCATGACAGATTGTCTGtggctggaaattgtaggatgtGTCTTGTGGAGATAGAGAAAGCCCCCAAG CCAGTAGCTGCATGTGCCATGCCAGTGATGAAGGGATGGAACATTCTGACAAATTCTGAGAAGTCCAGGAAAGCAAG AGAAGGTGTAATGGAGTTCTTGTTGGCAAACCATCCATTGGATTGTCCCATCTGTGACCAGGGAGGGGAATGTGATCTTCAG GACCAGTCAATGATGTTTGGCAGCGATAGGAGTAGATTCCTGGAAGGCAAACGTGCAGTTGAAGACAAGAACATTGGCCCATTGGTGAAAACTATCATGACCCGGTGCATACAGTGCACCCGATGCATCCG GTTTGCAAGTGAGATTGCAGGGGTTGATGATCTAGGAACTACAGGAAGAGGAAATGAAATGCAAGTTGGGACTTACATTGAAAAAATGTTCATGTCCGAGCTATCGGGCAATGTGATTGATATTTGCCCAGTAGGTGCCCTTACTTCCAAGCCATATGCATTTACTTCTCGACCCTGGGAGACAAGGCAT ACAGAGTCCATTGATGTTCTTGATGCAGTAGGAAGTAACATTGTGGTGAGCACTCGAACTGGAGAAGTGATGAGGATTTTGCCAAGACTACATGAAGATATCAACGAGGAATGGATATCAGATAAAACAAG ATTTGCTTATGATGGTCTGAAACGTCAGCGCCTTATTGAGCCAATGATAAAAAATGAAGAAGGCCTGTTTACTTATGTATCTTGGGAAGATGCCTTGAGCCGGGTGGCAGGAATG TTGCAAGTTAGTCAAGGTAATGATGTAGCTGCAATTGCAGGAGGACTGGTGGATGCAGAAGCACTAGTATCTCTCAAAGACTTGCTGAACAGAGTTAACTCTGACAACTTGTGCACTGAAGAGGTTTTCCCTACTGCAGGAGCTGG AACAGACCTGCGATCTAACTACTTACTTAATACCAAGATTGCAGGAGTAGAAGAGGCAGATGTCCTGCTTCTGATTGGCACCAACCCGCGCTTTGAGGCACCACTGTTCAATGCCAGAATTCGCAAGAG CTGGTTACACAATGAGCTCAAAGTGGCTCTTGTGGGCAGCCAAGTTGACTTGACTTACACATATGACCATTTGGGAGATTCCCCACAGATACTTCTAGACATTGCTTCAGAAAAGCACCCATTCAGCAag GTTCTGGCTCAGGCTAAAAAGCCAATGGTGGTGGTTGGCAGTGCAGCACTTCAGCGCAGTGACGGAGCAGCTATTCTTTCAGCCATTTCCAGCGTTGCACAAAACGTTAGGGCAAAAAGTGGAGTCGGTGCCGAATGGAAAGTCATGAACATTCTTCATAG GGTTGCAAGCCAAGTAGCTGCTCTTGACCTAGGTTACAAACCAGGAGTGGACGCAATCCGGAAGAATCCTCCCAAAGTGCTGTATCTCTTAGGGGCTGATGCTGGTTGTGTTACCCGTCAGGATTTGCCTAAAAATTGCTTTATCATCTATCAGG GGCACCATGGGGATGCAGGAGCTCCAATGGCTGATGTTATTCTTCCAGGAGCAGCTTATACAGAAAAAGCTGCAACTTACGTGAACACTGAAGGCAGAGCTCAGCAAACCAGAGTAGCAGTAACACCACCTGGCATGGCAAGAGAGGACTGGAGAATTATTAGGGCCATCTCTGAG CTGGCTGGCATGACCCTCCCTTACGACAATCTAGACCAAGTGAGGAGCAGATTAGAAGAAGTGTCTCCTAACTTGGTCCGATATGATGACGTGGAGGAAGCTAACTACCTTAATCAAGCAAATGAGCTGTCAAAG GCATTGAATCAGAAGCTTCTTGCTGATCCTCTTGTTCCACCCCAGCTCACAGTTAAAGACTTCTATATGACAG ATCCTATTAGTAGAGCATCACAAACAATGGCTAAATGTGTGAAAGCCGTTACAGAAGGCGCAAAGGCAATTGAAGAACCTTCCATCTGCTAA